Sequence from the candidate division WOR-3 bacterium genome:
CGCAGGCCAAGGGGCGGCACCTCGGGATATACAAGAAGCACGAGATGCCGGGAGAGCGACGCGAGGGGTGGGCGGACTCGGTCGAGTTGTTCGGCCGGGAGGTGCCGGTGACGCGTACCGCGGAAGGCGTGCGCGCCTTGTCAAAGGGTGAACCGGTTCCGGCCCGAAGCGCTCAGGCGTATCTTGAGTCCAAGTTCGGCGAACACCTGGCAGCCGTACGGGCGGCGATGGAAGAGCTGGCCAAGTCGATGAAGCCGGACGTCCTGGCTGCCCGGGCCTTTGCCTTTTACGCGCAGTTCCGACCGCAGATTCCCGACGGAGTCAAAGGCTGGGGCGCAAAGGGAGAGTTGGATACGGATCTCATCCGATCGCTGGCAGGCCCCCGGAAGTGACGAAGTCATCCGTGCCCGTGTCCTTCGGTTTTGCGGTACACCCGCCGACGCTCAGGCACATACGCAAGGCCGTGCCCGCGCTATGCCTCGTCCCTGATGGTCTCGTCGTGTCCCTCATCAGTCTTCAGAAGCCGTGCCTCATTTCACGCGTGCGCAAGGTCATTTCCGTTCTCGGAAACGAGGTCCAGGGTTTCTTCGTCGTCTGCCCGCTGCTGCCGAAGCAGATGCTCGAACTGGAGACGGAGTTCGTCATAGACCGCATTGTCGGTGCCGGCAGGATTGCCGAGAGGCTTGGCGCCGGAATCCTGGGCCTCGGCGGATACACGTCAATCGTCGGCGACAAAGGGCATACGGTTGCCTCCCGGATGAGAATCGCGGTGACGAGCGGAAGCGCGATGACTGCCTGGTCGGCCGTCGAGGCGATTCGTCGTCTGGCCAAGCAGCGTGGCGTTGCCCCGGGCAGTTCGACGCTCGCGGTTATCGGCGCGAGCGGCTCCATCGGTTCGCTCTGCACCAAGGTGCTGGCACCCTCGGTCAAGAAGGTCATCATCAACGCCCGGCATCAGGACAGGCTGGAGAGGCTACGAGGCGATGTCGCTAGGTCCTGTGCCGCCGAGGTGATCGTGGAGATGGATGCTCACAAGGCCGTCGCGGCTGCCGACCTTATCATCACAACGACCAGCGCTCCAGACGCGTTGTTCACAGCAGAGGAACTGCGGCCGGGGAGCATAGTTGCCGACGTATCGGTGCCCAAGAACATCTCCAAAGCCCGGCATTCCCGCGACGACGTGACCGTGGTTGACGGAGGAAGGGTGAAGCTGCCAGGCAAGCCGGAGTTCAGCGTCGACATCGGGCTTTCCCGAGGCGTAGTATATGCCTGCATGGCCGAGACCATGGCGCTGGCGCTCGAAGGCAGACTGGAGAACTTCTCCCTGGGTGACAACATCAGTCCGGCCAAGGTCGAGGAGATAGGGCAAATCGGCCGGAAGCACGGGTTTGAGGTCTGGCTCGGTGAAAGCGCCGTGG
This genomic interval carries:
- a CDS encoding shikimate dehydrogenase, which gives rise to MPVSFGFAVHPPTLRHIRKAVPALCLVPDGLVVSLISLQKPCLISRVRKVISVLGNEVQGFFVVCPLLPKQMLELETEFVIDRIVGAGRIAERLGAGILGLGGYTSIVGDKGHTVASRMRIAVTSGSAMTAWSAVEAIRRLAKQRGVAPGSSTLAVIGASGSIGSLCTKVLAPSVKKVIINARHQDRLERLRGDVARSCAAEVIVEMDAHKAVAAADLIITTTSAPDALFTAEELRPGSIVADVSVPKNISKARHSRDDVTVVDGGRVKLPGKPEFSVDIGLSRGVVYACMAETMALALEGRLENFSLGDNISPAKVEEIGQIGRKHGFEVWLGESAVEIEEEG